The genomic segment CACAAGAACCATGAGAATTGCTCTTGCTAAGCTTAAAATGACCTCTGTGTTACTAAAAACAATGGACATTTTTTAGTCTCTCATCTTAATTGACCCAACAGCAGCATTCCATACCACTGCTTCTCCTTTCTTAAGACTCTTTCTACCCTTGGCTTCCTTGATATCACACACTCTCCCATTTTCCTCCACCACCCCACACTCTGCCTTTCCTGCTAAGTCTCTTTTACTGGTTTATACTTTTTAATACAATCCTATAAACGTTGGAGGCCCTAAGACCTCAATCATGCTCTTACCTCACTTTGCACCATCTCCCTACGTAATGGTATCGTTATCCTCCAGTGCCTCACTGATCCCCTGTATATAGAGAAGTCTCAGTTTCCTATCTCTAGTTAAGAACTGTTATCTGAGCTCCAAGACTAATAGCTATCTGCCTACTTAACACTTCCATGTGAGTATCTCTCTAGTGGTACTCCAAACACACGTTTAATATTGAACTCACACCTTCACGAACAACCTCCCCACTATCCTGCGCTTCTTTCAGTGTTGCCTATCTCAGTACCATCTTCTTTACAATTTCTCAAGGCAGATACcccaaatttctctctctctctctctcttttctttagagacagggtcttactctgtcgcccaagctggagtgcagtggtgtagtcagggctcactgcagccttaaactcctgggttcaagcaatcctcctgccttggcctcccaaagtgcttggattacaggcataagctaccacacctggctgcaaaATCCCTTCTTGAGTACTTCTTCCTCAACCTCCACATGGAATCAACAAAATATATTGGGTCTGTCTCCAGAATATCAAAAGTATCCACTTCACTATCTCCCTCATGTTAATACATGAATAAGTGCCTCTTATCTGGTCTCTTCACATTCAGCCTTTCCACTTCAAATCCAATCTATTCAATTGCTAtgctacaatttaaaaatggaagtctTATATGTatctgtttaattttgtttttgtttttgtttttttgagaggtagtcttgctctttcacccaggctggagggcagtggcgcgatcttggctcactgcaatctccgcctcccattctcctgcctcagcctcctgagtgctgggattacaggcgtgcgccaccatgcccggctaatttttgtatttttagtagagacaaggtttcaccatgttggtcaggctggtctcgaactcctgacctcgtgatctgcccgcctcggcctcccaaagtgctgggattacagctgtgagccattgtgcctggccagctcttctgtttaaatttttttcaatggCTTCCTGTAATCCTtagaaaaatgtcttaaaatttttaacatgATTTTCAAGACTCTGTATCATCTGATCCTTGCCTAGCTTTCCAGTCTCACTTGTACCACACTCCTCTTTCTATGTTATAGCCACACTGGGCATTTTTTAGTTCTGCAAGTGCACTGTGTTTGCTTGCTTCAGAACCTCACACTGCTGCTTGCTCCATGTGGAATGGCTTTCTCCTTCACCTACCTAGAGTTCCCCGACATGTCATTTCCTCACGAAGGCCCTTTCTGATTCCATTAGTCCGTATTCGGTCCCATCTTCATACACTTCTGTAGCACTCTGAGTTACCCTTCTGTGACATTCATCATCACTAATAATCACTTATTCAATGTCTGTCTTCCTTACTAGACTGTACAGCCACAAAGACAGGGCCTTTTTCTGACTCCCTCACCTCCTTATCAGCGCCAGGCACAATGCCTCGCTCATAATAGATGAGCGATAAATACTTGACAAATGAATATAAAACTATGAAGGATTcttatttaattctaaaattagAGATAATTAAAGACATAACTCTATTGGAATAATTTCTAGATTGATCGAATTTCAAGAAGTCCGTTAAAGTTGATGTTAAAGGTCAACTCTAATTTTTCTATAGGACTGGTGTCCTATAGAAGCAACTGTCCCTAATCAGCATTATGTCTCAGTTTATAATAACACTATATATGAAAGGCCTGATTGggagaaaaagtacaaaaatcgaAGCTCAAATAATTAGCTATTTTTAGGGAAAATATCTGTAGGAAAGGTGGTATATTCAGATGTATCACTTCCTTTATCTTGCAAAGATTGTCAGATAGTTGTACTGCTGGAAGATAAATTTAATTGATGTAGAATTTAACATAATAGTATATGCAACTGTAAATAAACCATGCAAGCCTTTAGCTAATAGTTATTACGGACCATGTAATTTCATAAAAGAATTAAATATGGATCAGTTTTCATTTAATGGCAGCCAACCACAAAGCGCCACATCTTGATTATAGGACATGCTCccagaaaattggaaaataaatcacTATCTAGTCTCTTTTGTATTACCATGGAAAGTAGCTGGAAAATAATCTATTTTCTGCTTTTGTGTTACTTTAAAAAGTAGCTGTGGCAATAGCCTAAAGGGTTTTGAAGTTTTGGAATGATCTCTATCCAGTGTCTAGGAAATTGCTGAAAGCCTGCGTGCCACCAATTCCTCCGCTTAGGCACATGGACTACAGGTTATTACAGAAGGTGACTTGCGGTTTTTATCCTGTGTTTGTACAAAGTTGGGCTACGTTCAGAAAAAATCAAAGCCTCGGAGTTAATCCCTACAAAGCCCATTTAGTTCCATGCGAGGACGATTTCCTCCACAGTGGGAGTCTCAACGAGGCCGAGAATAGCATATGCCAGTCGGAGTGacacttctctttctccctctcccctttatAGACTGTGTAGTGGCCCTCACTACTGCCCCCTTTAGCCGTGCCTCAGAACCCACAGTTACATGCTCCACAATATGGAGGAGAATAAGCCTAAGTGGACTACAATTCccatcatgcctcactgcaggcGCCGCCGACGTGTCGTAGCGGTTACTCATCCTTCCCACTGCCTTCCTCCACTTCCTGGACTGCGCGGCCGGAGGCCTAGCGGGCGCGCGCACGCGCCACCGACTCGCCAACGAGAGAAGGCCCTGGGGCACGAACAGCGACGGGTTGCGTCATGTGACGTGGGGTGTTCTCGCGAGCGCCAGCGCGCGTCTCCGGGTGCCGCTGACGGGCCTGCGCGCTTGTGCTGAGCCGGAGGTGGGGGCCGCACAAGCCGAGGTTGCGGGGGCCGCAGAGCCGGACGAGGACGGAGGGCGGAGCCGGTTCCGGGACTGCGGAGACTACACACCGAGCGAGCGCCTGGGCCCGAAGGGAGCGATGCTGTGGTTCCAGGGCGCCATTCCGGCCGCCATCGCGACGGCCAAAAGGAGCGGCGCGGTCTTCGTGGTGTTCGTGGCAGGTGAAGGAGGCAGGGGCTCGAGAGGCGGCCGGGACACCCCTCCGGCCTACCTTCATTCTCTTGTATACCTCAGCCGCCGGCCCGCCCTCCCCGAGACGCGGGCGCCTGTCGGCTCGCACAACTGCCACTACTGCCCCGCGCCCCAGGGACGGCTGCGACTCCGCCGCCAGATCCCCCACAGGGGCCATGCAGACCCTCAACGCCCTGTTCCTTCAGGCCCCGGGCGCCCCCAGCCTTTCCTCCGTGCCTGAGAGGCCCGAGCTGCCGGCCCGTGGCTGTCCCCGGTCCGTTTGAGATACAGCGGGCCTTGCCCCACCGCTGCCTCTCCCGGCACCCGGGCCAGAGGCACTGTCTGGCCCTGGTCTTCAAAGCGCCCCGAGCCCCGCCGAAATCTCTCCGCTCGGGGCGAGGGACGCGGCCAGCAGGCCCCAGCCGCCCAGCCCCGCTCGTCGCCCCGAACCTCTCCCCTGCGCAGCCAGACCCTCGCGACCCTCTGCCTGACGCCCCTCTCTGTCTGCAAGGACCCTCTTTGGGCTGCTTGTACCCCCGTTTCTTTACTACTGTTTAGGTGGAGGTAGGAACGGGCCATTAGGCAAACAGTTGGGTTGTAATTAGTTGTGGACGGTCGGGAAGAAAGCTGTGTCATCGATAAGCAACAAAGAGAAACCACCTGATGTTCACGGTTACTGGTGTTAGTATGTTCCTGAAACGGAAACTTTTGAGCCGAATagaggtttaattttttttagtggcAGTCTTGGTAAGGGATCTGGTGTGTAATAATGttgcaagtttaaaaaaaaatccattagtttcaaagaaataGATGTTCAGTCCTTGGTTTCTTCCGTTTATTGTCTTCCTAGGCTAAAAGCTACACGACTTTGAGATCCTCTATTAACTCATTTACTCTATGTTGATCTGGGctgtttttctccatattctcctGTTTTATTACTGAAATCTTGTAGATTTACAATAAACTCCCTGCCTCTACGGATCTGCTCATTCTCATTCCCTGGATCAAATCAATGTTTGTGGCTATTGTTAATTTGAGGTGTATTTCttcaactatttttatttaataacgATTTATTCATAATTCACGTCTTTTAATAGCTCTATAACTTTACGCACTGCAGTGAAGAACGAATTACTGAAACGTGAATGTCATTCAGCATTAAATTTGGAATTTATAATTGTTACGCTAAATTTTTAGCTCAATGCTGTTTATTAGAAGAACTTGAGTAGTTTAGATTCTGTTATGCTGTCTGGGGtttatattatactttacatAAATTCTGTAATcctgtaagaaaaaaatggattgaaaatggaaggaaaagTAAATGACACTATGCTTATTGTGTACAGTAGTAGGTTTTTGACTACAGTAGGTTTAAAACCTACAGTAGTaggttttaaattgtttttctcctaATATCTCAGTTGATCCTTGCAGTAAATAGAACAGGtttaattatccccattttatagattagacACTTAGGTCAGCAGCCATAAAGTGACTTCCACTAGGGTCACAAAAAGGGTTTACATGTTGTCTTAACAGTCCAATTTTTGGTAGCTTCAAAAAAACTGTCCgcttttttgtttcttaaggAAAAAACTGAACAATTTTAAATTGGTGATTTAAATTGGTATAGAAATCAGAAATCTAGGATTATGGTAGTCATGTTTTTGAACAAATGTCCAAACATTCCTAGAAGGCACTCTTGAGGTGaattagttaatttaaaaaaagaaatgagagatttttattaacaaatattaatatttggaaGCTCTAGTACAAATTATTGGAATAGTTAAATAAAGTTATAGGTCTTGCCTTTCGGGgctttgtgtgtatatatactttctTCAATTAACTTTTTAGTGATGATTACATGGTATTCATTATTGTAATGATTACATTATATTGTAATTCATCATTGTAATGATGGATTACATTATATTCTAAATACATGTAATCTTGAATGTTTGCAGGAAGACTGTTAGCAGTCTCACAAAAAAGTCTGTCCCTTGACCTGTTCCAAAATACAGCTAGATTTTTTTAGAGTTTTAGCCTACTTAGTCCCCAAGACTAAGTAGGATTAGTGTCACTCTAGGAATATGTAGATACTGGACTCATGAAACCAAAACACTTACAGATTGCTTAGAGCTTTCTTCATGACTTTGAAGCCAGAACTCGTGATTTTCTTAGGTCTGAGACCTCAGTAATAATATATCAACTTAATGGAAAAATTGAAAGATATCTTTATAGCTGGAAGAAGTGATCTCAAGAGTACACTTCGGTTCATAGAACTATTCAAGTGGGAAATGTTTCAGGCAAGTTGTCTTTAGTTAGTGACATTTTGATGGATGAATTAAAGAATATTGTGGAGTTGATGTTTGGAGACTGGAGAGATTACTACTACTTCAGCCAACAGATTAATACGATTTTTCAAAGTATTGTGGCTGTGTAAAGTAAGTGAAACAGAACGATTTTCATTTAATACCTGGGAAGGTGGAATAATCTGACAAGAAGACTGAAATAAAGGTATCTGTTCGCTGGCTAGTGTTGCTAGGTAGGTAGGCTAAACTTTGTTAATGACAGATGCCATTGACTGCCTTTTCTGGTGAATGTAGACCACAGAAGCCTTTAGGTTTTGAGCAgttgagattttgtttttgtttttgttcttgtttttgttttgagatagactctcgctctgtcgcccaggctggagtgcagtaacacgatccgagctcactgcaacctccgcctcctgggttcaagcaattctctgcctcagcctcccaagtagctgggattacaagcacccaccaccacgcccagctaatttgtgtatttttagtagagacttggtttcaccatcttggccaggccggtcttgaactcctgacctcgtgatccacccgcctcggtctcccggaatgctgggattacaggcatgagccaccgcgcctggcacagTTGAGATTTTTTTTACGTCGGAAAGACTGTATGAGGGTCTGCAACTCTTTGCTTCTGAGTTCCTGTTGCTCTCTTTAAGTGCCTTCACTTAAGATACTGCTGATACAAAGGATAcgatgttttcttctaaaatcttAGGCCCACCTAACTTCATGGTTgataatttgattaaaaataggaaaagaaagataCCAGAGTTAGCTGACAATCATCCCACTCAGTAGTATTAGGAAAGTTGTCATTGAGCATTGAGTAATTCCATTTGGCTTTCCAGCACTGCTGATCAAGCAGCAGTGGCCACCACTAGGCTGAGTCTAGGACAGACACTGCCAGTGGGGTTGAGACTTTTGGGACAGTATAGGTGAAGGAGTGACACACCAGCCTCACAAGGAGCAAGATTTATACTTTCAGCTACTTACATGATATCCCTGTTTAGATTCTCCCAGGATTCTCAAGCCTAAACATGTATGTACTGCCTAAACCTGTGTTTCTCTCCCAGTGTTCTGCATCTGAGTGGCACTACCATACATCTTGTTGGATAAACCATAAATGTGAGACAGTCATCTTTGAATCTTAACTCTTCAGTGTTGTCTTGAGCTCGGTTGTTCACAACGTTGCCAATCACATAGGCCTTTCCCTACACTCGTGTTCCTTCTGCATGGTGAACTCTTCTGGCTCTTGGCATGGCTGAACTCTTTCATCCTTTAGATTTTAGCTTAACTGTCACCTCAGAGAGGGCTTCTCTGACCATTATAAAGAGTTCTCTGGTTACTTTCTCTCATAGTTTTTCATAGCATTTATTACTATAATTATGTATAGTgtctatttgtttaaaaattttgtatatcATTAGATTTTAAGCTCTGTTGAAGGCAGACAGTGTGTCATTTGGTTTATATTTCGTATACAGTTCAATGTCtagaacaaaataaatgtgcaataaAATAGTgaacatataaaagaatgaatggaaaGAATTTCTCACTCTTCACAGCCTTCTCTGAGAAGTGTTTGTAGTAAGAATGTTCCCatacagttatttttctttggtaGGTGAGTCATTTATTTGGAATCTTACAACTCTCCTCATCCAATGGTTTCTGAAGATGCATTCAGAGTGATCTCACTTGCAAATAGTAACTTCTCATTATTTTGCATCTTCAGCATCTGGGAGTCTGCTAATGGAGCATTCTTAATGGAGCATTTGATCTGTGGATGCATTCTAGtcctgtttactttttttttttttttagatggagtgtcgctctgccgccaggctggagtgcagtggtgcaatctcggctcactacaatctccacctccctagttcaagcgattctcctgcctcagcctcccgagtaactggtactacaggcatgtgccaccacgcccggctaattttttgtatttttagtagagacggggtttcaccgtgtcagccaggatagtctcagtctcctgacctcgtgatccgctcgccttggcctcccgaagtgctgggattacaggcgtgagccactgtgccgggctggtctagatctcttgaccttgtgatctacccacctcggcctcccaaagtgctgggattgcaggcatgagccactgcgcctggccccgtTTACTTTTACGTGGCCAAATTTTTCAAACTCCTATTTCTGGTATTCCTAATCTCATCTcgcaaaatatattcaaataaacagCATTAGAGGCAATTATTATAGGCATGCCATCATACTTAACTATATTAGGCATTTAGCGACTCCACAGAGTACTTACTGAGTGTCTACTGTATTGTTTTGTAGGGATTTTAGTCTTATCAGTAAATAAAATGGAACCAATCCTTGCCTTCATGGAACCTTCATTCTAGTTAGGGGAGACAGATACTagtaaacataattaaaaatgcataatatATTGGAAGGTGATAAGTaatacagaaaaacagaacagGAGATAAGAGAGCTTTGGGAATGTCTTGAGTGTAATTTTAAAGTGAGTGATTAGGGAAGTTGTAATACTAAAGTGAGTGATTAAGTATCAGCTTTATTGAGCTGATATTTGAGCAGAGTTTTAAGGGAGTTGGAAGTTAACCATGTAGTATCTGGGAGGataacattccaggcagaggaaacaactAGTACAAAGACCTTATAGCTGGAGTGTCTTTCATATTtgaggaatagaaggaaaaaataacaagaaaggaaaaagggatgAGGTCACAGAAGTAGTTGGAGGCCTGATGTGTGGGGCTTGTAGCCCCCtgtaaggactttggcttttactctgaggaAAATGGGGAGCCATTGTGTGATCTAAGCAGAGAGATgatatgatcttttttttttaagagaaggttGCTGTGTTAAGAATAGACTTAGCAGGAAGACCAGTTTGGAGGCTTTTACTAGGCTTCTAGGCGAGATGTGATAGCTTGGATCAGGGTAGCAGTAGTGGAGGTGGTAAGAAATAGTTACATTATTGATGTATTTTGGAGATAGGTCAGTTACAATCAAGGAAAACTAAAGTTTTTGGCCTGAGAACTGAAAGCATGGAGTTACCATAAACGAATAACTGCAGTGAAGAAGGCTAAGGTGCATTAAattggcctggccaacatagtgaaaccccgtttctactaaaaatacaaaagccggtcgtggtggcgggcacctgtaattccagctactcaggaggctgaggcaggagaatctcttgaacccgggaggcagagattgcagtgagccaagatcacgctgttgcactgcagcctgggcaacaagagtaaaactccatctcaaaaaaaaaaaaaaaaaagatacagaacattttcagCATTCCAGAAGGCTCCTTCATGCTCTTTCTCAGTTGGTGGTACCCTTCCCCTCTATCAAGGTAGCCACTACTATACTGAATTCCATCACCATAGATTAGTTATAGTTTAGCCTACCTTTTATAATTAGCATACCTACAATAAAAGGCAAGTCTAAAATTGCAAACAGAATTGTACCTACCTCTGTCTACATTGGAGGAATTTTGGAGTATAAATGCTGTGGAGTGGAGATGTTGAACTCAACAGAAAGGTGCCACATAAAGGACAGattacaaacttttttttccctctctgtatagacagtctcactctcttgcccaggctggagtgcagtggcgcgatctcagctcactgcagcctctaccttccgagttcaagtgattctcctgcctcagcctcccatgtagctggtattacagacatgtgccaccacacccggctaagtagaaacggggtttcaccgtattggccagtctggtctcgaactcctgacctcaggtggtctaccccccttggcctcccaaagtgctgggattataggcgcaaaccactgcacccagcccgcaacttttaattttctaaaatctcATGTACAAAAGCCCAAATAGGCACTGCACATTTCTGCCTATGACTACTTATTGTTGTGGTACTTTTCACATCATAATTTAGATGACTTCTTTTATGAAATACTTTGTGTCATTTAAATAGTCCAATGTAGTTTGTTTTCATTGCTCTTCATGATGTGAACTATGTATGCAGTCACACTTTTCATTTAGTGGAAAATTCAGTTTTCAAATTTGGCAGAAAGTAGTATAGGTGGGATTATATTTTAGTTGAAGTTTTCGTTTTCCAGGGAAAAAGAATTTGCAATCAGCAGATCCTGGCCTGgtataagaattttttaaatgttctacaGGTGATGATGAACAGTCTACACGGATGGCTGCAAGTTGGGAAGATGATAAAGTTACAGAAGCATCTTCAAACAGTTTTGTTGCTATTAAAATCGATACCAAAAggtttgtttatgttttaatattttattagttttaaaatttatagtattATCTTTGATTTATAGTGATACTCTTGGACTGTAAGAATGTTGATGTTGGGCTGGGCAcgtctagcactttgggagactgaggtgggaggatcgcttgagcccaggagttagagactagcctgggcaatgtagtgagaccctgtctctacaaaaaataatacaattaggagtgtgatgtgtgcctgtggtcctagctacttgggaggctgacgggaggatcacttggtcCCTGAAGATTGggactacagtgagctgtgatcatgccactgcactccagcctgggtgacagagtcaaactctgtcttaaaaaaaaaaagaatgtaggccaggcacactggctcacgctggtaatcccagaactttgagaggccaagacaggcggatcacttgaggtcaggagtttgcaaccagtctgggcaacacagtgagaccctgtctctactaaaaaaaaaaaaaaaaaaaatacaaaaattagccaggtgtggtggcacatgcctgtaattccaactacttgggaggctgaggtaagaggatcacctgagcccaggaggttgaaattgaggctgcaggccgggcgcggtggctcaagcctgtaatccctgcactttgggaggccaagacgggcggatcacgaggtcaggagatcgagaccatcctggctaacatggtgaaaccccgtctctactaaaaaatacaaaaaactagccgggcgaggtggcgggcgcctgtagtcccggctacttgggaggctgaggcaggagaatcgcttgaacccgggaggtggagcttgcagtgagctgagatctggccactgcactccggcctgggtgacagagcaagactgtctcaaaaaaaaaaaaagaaattgaggctgcagtgagctgtgactgcaccactgcactatagcccgGGCGAGAGAgcaagtctgtctcaaaaaaaaaaaaaaaaaaaaaagttatgtttttgGATATCTAAGGCATATTAGGAACTTAAATTCTAACTGCCATTTGCTAAATGCATCATGAATCCTGCTGAAAAAACTTCAAGCTTCCCTACTCTACCAAGCAGCCATCTAACGTACCAGGAATGCAAAAAGAAGAGTGATCTCCAGCTTCTAAAAACTTGGAAGTAATGGTAAATCATACATTGAATATCTCTGAGAGGTTGATCACTCACTGTTTTGAATCCTATTTTTGGGAATGGAGTCATTTAATCAATAGAAATAAGGACATTTCTATGTTCCTCACAGTACCTGATGTCCACAAGTCTGTTTTGTTTCTCCATTCCTCctctccatcttttaaaaaaatttttattataggaAGTTTCAAACATATATGAAAGTAATGTAACAGTGTAATGTACCCCATGTACTTGTCTACTAGCTTTGGTAATTAATTCATGGTCAGTCTTGTTTCATCTATACCCCCACCCATTTCCACTCAAtccaaataattttgaaacaaatcacAGTCACTGTATCACttcatctataaatattttagtatgtcTCCGAAATACAAGGattgtgaattttttaaacataactaTAATATTAATACTTCACAAACTAATAATTCTTTAATATCAGATAACCAGCCAGTGTTCTACTTTTCAGTTGTCTCTTCAAAgtcatagttttatttctttattgcagTTTTTTAGTTCAGAATTATTCAAGGGCCACACATTGGGATGCATTGATTTCTCTCAGTATGTAGGCCTCTCCTCCAACTCCCCTGCTCTttggaatttgtattttaaagacaCCAGATCATTTTTTCTATACATTTGTTCTGTGGTTTCCTCCCATCTGGATTTTGTTGACTGCATCGTGTTAGTGTCAAGTTggttctttcctgttttctgtaaATTGTAAATTGATAGGTAGATTCAGGTTTGTTTCCCCTCCCCCGTCCTGTCCTAAGACTACTTCATAGATAGTAATGTGTCTTCTATCAGAAGACAGAtatcctcttttctctctttatgaCGTTAGCAGCTATCAGTGATCATTACctaaaaacattattatttatttttt from the Macaca nemestrina isolate mMacNem1 chromosome 11, mMacNem.hap1, whole genome shotgun sequence genome contains:
- the LOC112428594 gene encoding uncharacterized protein, with protein sequence MARSYLHLNSSKETGVQAAQRGSLQTERGVRQRVARVWLRRGEVRGDERGWAAGACWPRPSPRAERFRRGSGRFEDQGQTVPLARVPGEAAVGQGPLYLKRTGDSHGPAARASQARRKGWGRPGPEGTGR